From one Eleginops maclovinus isolate JMC-PN-2008 ecotype Puerto Natales chromosome 7, JC_Emac_rtc_rv5, whole genome shotgun sequence genomic stretch:
- the LOC134867545 gene encoding uncharacterized protein LOC134867545, which yields MPRDRKRTTDRGVPLPIMSLAAATVTNERRTVRSVAKQYSICHTTLYRFMKKRERLGPGEEMRTGYWTPRRVFSAEQEDSLADYLRRAADLFYGLSTKEVRRLAFQLAFFYKCSYPDTWNECSMAGREWFFGFMKRHPCLSIRCPQATSLSRNTSFNRHNVSMFYDNLAMVIDRYHFEGTDIWNMDETGVTTVQEPENVVAGRGVRQVGAVTSGERGTLVTVACAGNALGNMIPPMFIFPRVHFKDHFIRDGPPGCIGAANKSGWMLEEHFLQFLQHFQHHTRASLYSKVLLILDNHSSHLSVAGINFCRENGIVMLSFPPHCSHKLQPLDRTVYGPLKRHVNSFCDSWMRSHPGLTMSIYDIPGIVRLALPLAGTPVNVQNGFRCTGIWPYHRDIFNESDFAPSLVTDRPPPLVLPEQAGSSCSVLPVFPPVLPEQAGTSCSVLPVLPAVPPLPFSPENVRPHPRAGPRKGTKPNGRKKRKSVVLTDTPEKEALEKEKAGVKKKPTKVKRKLTNTVETKQNAKVVLKKTLKKKHIEKDSDSETEKDFCIVCLESYSRPREVWLQCWQCKAWAHEACTDGGSIYICHNCESDEELN from the exons atgccacgagacagaaagaggacaaCAGATAGGGGTGTCCCTTTACCTATTATGTCCTTAGCAGCTGCTACAGTGACAAATGAACGCAGGACAGTGAGGTCTGTTGCAAAACAGTATTCCATTTGCCACACAACCCTCTACCgctttatgaaaaaaagagaaaggctAGGTCCAGGAGAAGAGATGAGGACAGGGTACTGGACTCCCAGGAGGGTGTTCTCAGCTGAACAGGAGGATAGTTTGGCAGATTATCTTAGAAGAGCAGCTGACCTTTTCTATGGTCTCAGCACTAAAGAG GTTCGTCGATTGGCCTTCCAACTGGCTTTCTTCTATAAGTGCTCCTACCCTGATACCTGGAATGAGTGCTCCATGGCTGGCCGGGAGTGGTTTTTCGGGTTCATGAAACGACACCCCTGTCTGTCTATACGGTGCCCTCAAGCTACTAGTCTGTCTCGGAACACAAGTTTTAATCGCCATAATGTGTCCATGTTCTATGATAATCTTGCCATGGTAATTGACAGATATCATTTTGAAGGAACAGACATATGGAATATGGACGAGACTGGGGTCACAACGGTCCAAGAACCAGAAAATGTTGTTGCCGGGCGCGGCGTCAGACAGGTGGGGGCAGTAACCTCCGGAGAAAGAGGAACGCTCGTGACCGTTGCATGTGCGGGCAATGCATTAGGGAACATGATTCCACCCATGTTCATCTTCCCGCGGGTCCATTTTAAGGACCATTTCATCCGGGATGGCCCGCCTGGATGCATTGGTGCCGCAAACAAGTCGGGATGGATGTTGGAAGAgcattttcttcagtttttgcaacattttcaaCACCACACGAGGGCCTCACTGTATTCAAAGGTCCTCTTGATTCTCGACAACCATTCCTCCCATCTTTCTGTTGCCGGGATTAACTTTTGCAGAGAAAATGGAATTGTCATGCTGTCTTTCCCACCCCATTGTTCCCACAAACTACAGCCACTCGACCGCACTGTCTATGGCCCCCTAAAACGCCATGTAAACTCCTTCTGCGACTCCTGGATGAGAAGCCACCCAGGCCTTACGATGTCAATTTATGACATTCCGGGGATTGTTAGGTTGGCCCTCCCATTGGCTGGAACACCCGTCAATGTCCAAAATGGCTTCAGATGCACTGGAATTTGGCCTTATCACCGTGACATATTTAACGAAAGTGACTTTGCGCCGTCTTTGGTGACAGACCGGCCGCCACCATTAGTTCTCCCGGAGCAGGCTGGGTCATCCTGCTCCGttcttccagtttttccacCAGTTCTTCCGGAGCAGGCTGGGACATCCTGCTCCGTTCTTCCAGTTCTTCCTGCAGTTCCTCCATTGCCATTTTCACCTGAGAATGTTAGACCCCACCCCAGAGCAGGACCACGGAAGGGAACAAAACCAAATGGTCGAAAAAAACGCAAATCAGTCGTCTTAACAGACACTCCCGAAAAGGAGGCtttggagaaggagaaggcaggAGTGAAGAAAAAGCcaacaaaagtcaaaagaaaactgacaaacacagttgaaacaaaacaaaatgccaaGGTAGTCTTAAAGAAAACgttgaaaaagaaacatatagaGAAGGATAgtgactctgagacagagaaagatttCTGTATAGTTTGCTTAGAGAGCTACTCCAGACCGAGAGAGGTGTGGCTGCAATGTTGGCAGTGCAAGGCATGGGCTCATGAAGCTTGCACTGATGGTGGTTCCATTTACATTTGCCACAATTGTGAGTCAGATGAGGAATTAAATTGA